The following coding sequences are from one Abditibacteriaceae bacterium window:
- the typA gene encoding translational GTPase TypA translates to MPNRNLPTREDIRNLAIVAHVDHGKTTLVDTMLQQAHTFRANQEVRDRVMDSMDLERERGITIMAKNAAMRLELDGKEYKINIIDTPGHSDFGGEVERVLKMADGILLLVDAAEGVLPQTRFVLSKALEANLAPIIVVNKIDRDDQRAAAVLDEIYGLFIDLDANEEQLDFPVVYAIGRDGIAKMSMEEEGTDLMPLFRTIIDHVPPPKADVSAPLSVLVTNIDYNDYVGRLAIGRIFTGEIKQAQEAVICKIDGTFQNFKVTQLFGFEGLGRTPIESAAAGDIVALAGVEGINIGETIAEGDNPVALPPIIIDEPTISMNFAANTSPFAGRDGKYVTGRHVRDRLMKETLGNVSIRVEPTENPDVFKVSGRGELQLAIIIETLRREGYELQISKPQVVTKEENGVVLEPIEHVFVDCPDTFIGVVTEALGYRKGTMMKMSNHGGGRVRLEFEVPSRGLIGFRNEFLTDTKGMGLINTLFARFQPWMGPIPQRPNGALVADRSGPVTGFAIGNLQERGTIFVEPTQQVYEGMVIGENARENDLNVNICKEKAQTNIRSSTSDIATKLIPPRLMSLEQSLEWINDDELVEATPKAIRIRKKELQGNKRGK, encoded by the coding sequence ATGCCAAATAGAAACCTCCCCACCCGCGAAGATATTCGCAATCTGGCCATTGTGGCCCACGTCGATCACGGCAAGACAACGCTTGTCGATACCATGCTGCAACAGGCGCACACATTCCGCGCCAATCAGGAAGTCCGCGACCGCGTCATGGACTCGATGGACCTGGAACGCGAGCGCGGCATCACCATCATGGCGAAGAACGCCGCGATGCGCCTCGAACTCGACGGCAAAGAATACAAGATCAACATTATCGACACGCCCGGACACAGCGACTTCGGTGGCGAAGTCGAACGCGTGTTGAAGATGGCCGACGGCATTTTGTTGCTCGTCGATGCCGCCGAAGGCGTTTTGCCCCAGACCCGTTTCGTGCTTTCCAAAGCGCTGGAAGCGAACCTAGCGCCGATTATCGTTGTCAACAAAATCGACCGCGACGATCAGCGCGCCGCCGCTGTTTTGGACGAAATCTACGGCTTGTTCATCGACCTCGACGCCAACGAAGAACAACTGGACTTCCCGGTTGTTTATGCGATTGGCCGCGACGGCATTGCTAAGATGAGCATGGAAGAAGAAGGCACCGACTTGATGCCGCTCTTCCGCACCATCATCGACCATGTGCCGCCGCCGAAAGCCGACGTTTCCGCGCCGCTTTCCGTTCTCGTCACCAACATCGACTACAACGACTATGTTGGACGATTGGCGATTGGCCGCATCTTTACCGGCGAAATCAAGCAGGCACAGGAAGCCGTGATTTGTAAAATCGACGGCACCTTCCAGAATTTCAAAGTCACGCAGTTGTTCGGCTTTGAAGGACTTGGCCGCACGCCGATCGAAAGCGCAGCAGCGGGCGACATCGTCGCACTCGCGGGCGTCGAAGGCATCAACATCGGCGAGACCATTGCTGAAGGCGACAACCCGGTTGCCCTACCTCCGATCATCATTGATGAGCCGACGATTTCAATGAACTTCGCGGCTAACACCTCGCCATTCGCCGGACGCGACGGCAAATACGTCACGGGCCGCCACGTGCGCGACCGTTTGATGAAAGAAACGCTGGGCAACGTTTCGATTCGCGTTGAGCCAACCGAAAACCCCGATGTATTCAAAGTTTCCGGACGCGGCGAATTGCAGCTTGCGATTATTATCGAAACCCTGCGCCGCGAAGGCTACGAGCTGCAAATCTCGAAGCCGCAGGTTGTCACCAAGGAAGAGAACGGCGTTGTTTTAGAGCCGATCGAGCACGTTTTCGTGGACTGCCCCGATACATTCATCGGCGTTGTCACCGAAGCGCTCGGCTATCGCAAAGGCACCATGATGAAAATGAGCAATCACGGTGGCGGGCGCGTGCGCTTGGAATTTGAAGTTCCTTCGCGCGGTCTTATCGGCTTCCGCAACGAATTCCTCACCGACACCAAAGGCATGGGCCTGATTAACACCTTGTTCGCGCGCTTCCAGCCGTGGATGGGGCCGATTCCCCAGCGTCCCAACGGCGCGTTGGTCGCCGACCGCAGCGGCCCGGTTACGGGTTTCGCCATCGGCAACCTGCAAGAGCGCGGCACGATTTTCGTCGAGCCAACGCAACAGGTCTACGAAGGCATGGTTATCGGCGAGAACGCCCGCGAAAACGACTTGAATGTGAACATCTGCAAAGAAAAAGCGCAGACTAACATTCGTTCGTCCACCTCGGACATCGCCACCAAGCTGATTCCGCCGCGTTTGATGTCGCTTGAGCAATCGCTCGAATGGATCAACGACGACGAGTTGGTAGAAGCCACGCCCAAAGCGATTCGCATTCGCAAGAAGGAATTGCAGGGCAACAAGCGCGGCAAGTAA